A region of the Phaseolus vulgaris cultivar G19833 chromosome 11, P. vulgaris v2.0, whole genome shotgun sequence genome:
AGTGGTTCAAGGAGAGAATGGCTTGGGGAAACTGAGCAGGAAAGGGTAAGAATTATTCGGGAGTGGGTACAAACGAGTAGCCAGCAGAGAAGTGTTTCCTCTGGGGAAAACAGGGAAGAATCATCTGCTGAAATTGGTACACAAATTGAACGTGTTCGTAATGGACTCATCGTCAACCAGAATGGGGGCCAAAATGAGCTTTCACGGAGGGGCATACGTAAATTATGTGGCCGACAGGCTATGCTTGATATGCTTAAAAATGCTGAAAGAGAGAGGCAGAGAGAAATTGAGGACTTGTCCGTACATCGGGCTGTATCTCAATTCCCCTATCGCAACCGCATTCAGGTTTGTTCAataattggtttatattttccttttgtattattactttttaatacAATTTTCCTGCATCATGCAGTTATTAGCTTTCAAGTTTAGTTTTGGAGTTTGTTACTGTAAACTGTAAACTGTGTAATAATGTAGCGTGGGGAAAATGTAACGTATTCCTGATGCAGAATTAATTTTAATCTAAGTTTTGTCCTCTATTTGATGAATGCTTGTTAAAATGTTTACAGGCATTTCTTAGAGGCAGATTCTTGAGAAATGATAGACCTGTTGATAATAACAGGCCCCTTTCTGTTGCAGAAAGTGAATTGGGCTTCTTGAGGCGTAAACAAACTGTATCAGGTCTAAGGTATGAATTTCTTCTTGATATTCAGTTAATGCTTTCAAATACATGTTTTTTTGCAtacttttttttgtctttgtgCTAGTTTTTACCCAATTAAAGTGCATGAGAATCGTGTGCACGGGTTGTTCTTGTTTTGATATACATAACTTTATTTCATTACTGCAACATACAGGTTGGCTTGTATTGAAAAATTGTTATATGCATCTTTTTTGAATGTTAAACTGGTATACTTTtggaatttaaattttaataattcttGTATATGTTGGATTCGCATGCACAGTTCCCCccagtttttttaaaatgtgaaatactaatttattttggttgaacaacaaataataaaaaaatggttatttgcgaaattaattacatttaaaaaaaatcgtcCCTGTTTTTGTCTTTCTAAAGATAGTTAAAAAATCCCATTTGTTCCTTAATCTGATTGGAGGACGTGTTAATTATTTTAGCCTCATcgtcattttaattattttatgtttttgtttaatGCCAGTGACATTAACTTGTCTTCTGAACAGGGAGGGATTTATCGCTAGAAAGGAGAACAGTGGTTGCAGTCAAGCAACCAGCAATGTATCTGATACCTCGTCAAATGTTGATATTGATCTTAATACTAATGAACAAATGGGATCAAGCAGTTCACATTTGGTCCCAATTGTACATTCTGAACTGTCTGACCCTAATGACAGAGGAAGCGATGGTCTCAGGGTATCGGACAGCCAGAGCTGTGTACAAGGTGCCACATCTGAGAATCTAAATTGGCAAGAATCTATTGCTCAATTAGGAGATGGAATGAAGCATTTGCCTATTGAATCACTAGATTGTCAATCATCATTCAGTGCCAGTGTTGAAAGAGTGAACAACACCGAGCAAAATGTTGATGTGATGCCAACTGAATATAGTGCCAATGAAATTACCCAACAAAGCTTGCGAATTGAAGAATCACATCACAGTAATAACCAGGAATTCAGTGAGGTGCATATTGAGCATTCTCAGCTGGGTGATATAAATAGTATTGAAAACAATTCTTCAAATCATGATATTCATATGGATGGTAATGTTGTTGATGATGTAAATTGGAATGGATCTGGTGCTCTAGAAGTAGAACAGCCAGAAGAAGCTTTTGAAAATGAAGGAAGTGAGTGGTATCAGAATAATACCGAATGGAGAAATATAACCGAGGAAAATGCGGATGGTAATCAGCTCAGTAATTCGGCAAGTGAGTGGCCTGAAAACACTTCGGGAAATGGGGATGGAGAAAACTCTCATCTGCAAGAATCTCACGAAGCGTGGCAAGAAGATGGTAGCTTCCAAGAGGCTGTGGAAAATTGGTTGGGAGGACCTTCAGATCATGAAAGCGCTCCAGCTGGTAGAATTCGAGGATTTTATTTTCCTGAAGATGACAATGTGTACAGTGTTGAACTCAGGGAACTTCTTAATAGGTGTGTAAATACAAGTTTGTAGAGCTTCTGCacttattttttgaaaatgaaaCTTGTAATGCAGAGTAATCTAGAATAACTCTTCCTTTATATCTTGCAGGAGAAGTGTCTCTAACCTCCTTCGCAGCAGTTTCCGGGATAGTCTTGATCAGTTAATACAATCATATGTTGTAAGGCAAGGTAATGCACACATTGACTGGGAATTGCAAGAAACAAACCCCTCATCTGACTCAGCAGAGCAGGACG
Encoded here:
- the LOC137820115 gene encoding uncharacterized protein → MAIAGLHSVSVLDSPFLRDSHSQSSRRGGEGRRGSTRSSSLLQMWREIEDEHVVNQVQGRPGEVPLEQRRGDGLIAELSQEDRLDIQERGQGHVLEDAVLGENESETWSQSQSQNEFHEDHEDLNNSSCENSSDLGEVERERVRQIFREWMNSGARDHVSNVSRRNSGSRREWLGETEQERVRIIREWVQTSSQQRSVSSGENREESSAEIGTQIERVRNGLIVNQNGGQNELSRRGIRKLCGRQAMLDMLKNAERERQREIEDLSVHRAVSQFPYRNRIQAFLRGRFLRNDRPVDNNRPLSVAESELGFLRRKQTVSGLREGFIARKENSGCSQATSNVSDTSSNVDIDLNTNEQMGSSSSHLVPIVHSELSDPNDRGSDGLRVSDSQSCVQGATSENLNWQESIAQLGDGMKHLPIESLDCQSSFSASVERVNNTEQNVDVMPTEYSANEITQQSLRIEESHHSNNQEFSEVHIEHSQLGDINSIENNSSNHDIHMDGNVVDDVNWNGSGALEVEQPEEAFENEGSEWYQNNTEWRNITEENADGNQLSNSASEWPENTSGNGDGENSHLQESHEAWQEDGSFQEAVENWLGGPSDHESAPAGRIRGFYFPEDDNVYSVELRELLNRRSVSNLLRSSFRDSLDQLIQSYVVRQGNAHIDWELQETNPSSDSAEQDVEQQSRDQIVHQEVPVNSPLDLPSLPIPPPLPLWDQHHHHRDNWSQNDINNQRLGIDWEIVNDLRIDMARLQQRMNNMQRMLEACMDMQLELQRSIRQEVSEALNRSADSSDVHDYESPEDKSKWECVRKGLCCVCRESNIDSLLYRCGHLCTCSKCANELLQSRKKCPMCQAPVVEVIRAYSIQ